A single Brachybacterium sillae DNA region contains:
- a CDS encoding replication-associated recombination protein A, with translation MDDDLFSRGGDAPTPRTLSEDNRDHRAPLAVRMRPRSLEEVVGQSAALAPGSPLRRLVAADDSRTAPASVILWGPPGTGKTTLAYAVATSGDREFVELSAVLAGVKDVRDVVDAARRRLRTTGRETVLFVDEVHRFSKSQQDALLPSVENRWVTLIAATTENPHFSVISPLLSRSILVTLEPLSREDLGTLVDRALTEERGLGGAVQLEDDAREALLRLGGGDARRILTSLEAAAAAALQKGTDRIDADTVAQAVNRAALRYDRDGDQHYDVTSAFIKSMRGSDVDASLHYLARMIEAGEDPRFIARRVVIAASEEVGMADPSALQVAVAAAQAVQQLGMPEGRIPLAQAVVHIATAPKSNASYLAINAAIADVKAGRGGPVPPALRDSHYSGAKGLGHGEGYQYAHDAPHAVAAQQYAPDDLKGVTYYHPTSHGAEGPLARRVEVLRRLLRGDRPT, from the coding sequence GTGGACGACGACCTCTTCTCCCGCGGGGGTGATGCCCCGACCCCGCGCACGCTCTCCGAGGACAACCGGGACCATCGCGCGCCGCTGGCGGTGCGGATGCGGCCGCGTTCCCTGGAGGAGGTCGTCGGGCAGTCCGCCGCCCTCGCGCCCGGCAGCCCGCTGCGGCGTCTGGTCGCGGCCGACGACTCCCGCACCGCCCCCGCCTCGGTGATCCTGTGGGGACCGCCCGGCACCGGCAAGACCACCCTGGCCTATGCGGTCGCGACCAGCGGTGACCGGGAGTTCGTGGAGCTCAGCGCGGTGCTCGCCGGGGTGAAGGATGTGCGCGATGTGGTCGATGCCGCCCGCCGGCGTCTCCGGACCACCGGCCGGGAGACCGTGCTGTTCGTCGATGAGGTGCACCGTTTCTCGAAGTCGCAGCAGGATGCACTGTTGCCGAGCGTGGAGAACCGCTGGGTCACGCTGATCGCCGCCACCACCGAGAACCCGCATTTCTCGGTGATCTCGCCGTTGCTGTCGCGCTCCATCCTGGTGACCCTCGAGCCGCTGTCGCGGGAGGACCTCGGCACCCTCGTGGATCGCGCCCTCACCGAGGAGCGCGGGCTCGGCGGCGCGGTGCAGCTGGAGGACGACGCCCGCGAGGCCCTACTGCGGCTGGGAGGCGGGGATGCCCGCCGAATCCTCACCTCCCTGGAGGCGGCGGCCGCGGCGGCCCTGCAGAAGGGCACCGACCGGATCGACGCCGACACCGTCGCCCAGGCCGTCAACCGCGCGGCCCTGCGCTACGACCGCGACGGAGACCAGCACTATGACGTCACCAGCGCCTTCATCAAGTCGATGCGCGGCAGTGACGTCGACGCCTCCCTGCACTATCTGGCGCGGATGATCGAGGCGGGGGAGGACCCACGGTTCATCGCCCGCCGGGTGGTGATCGCCGCCAGTGAGGAGGTCGGCATGGCGGACCCCTCGGCCCTGCAGGTGGCGGTGGCCGCCGCCCAGGCGGTGCAGCAGCTGGGCATGCCGGAGGGCCGGATCCCGCTGGCGCAGGCCGTGGTGCACATCGCCACCGCCCCCAAGTCGAATGCGTCGTACCTCGCGATCAACGCCGCCATCGCGGATGTGAAGGCCGGGCGCGGGGGACCGGTGCCGCCGGCCCTGCGGGACTCCCACTACTCCGGGGCGAAGGGGCTCGGCCACGGCGAGGGCTACCAGTACGCCCACGATGCACCCCACGCCGTCGCCGCCCAGCAGTACGCCCCCGATGACCTGAAGGGCGTCACCTATTACCACCCGACCTCCCACGGGGCGGAGGGACCGCTCGCCAGGCGCGTAGAGGTGCTGCGGCGCCTGCTGCGCGGTGACCGGCCTACCTGA
- a CDS encoding leucyl aminopeptidase, which produces MPDMTLTTSAVSEVDVDLLILPVLTGAAEGADPVVLGVESLSAAAAAVGVTGARGEQQLIPGGSEVRARAIALVGLGASDLASVELEDIRHAVGGAARTAAGRPDVAVVLPGGTALQLAAAAEGAALGAYAVTAHRTTGAKPAVERIQLVLSKGQDKKAAAASIERARILADTVNITRDLVNTPPNLLYPAEFARRAQELATGRALSVTVLDEKQLQAGGYGGIVGVGQGSARPPRLVTVDYTPKKARGHVALVGKGITFDTGGISLKPPAGMDEMTSDMTGAATVLAAVIGAARMKLPIRVTALLALAENMPGGGAQRPGDVVTMRNGRTVEVLNTDAEGRLVMADALVDAAALEPDLLLDVATLTGAATVALGKRVAAVMGHDEPRAEVVAAAEATGEPFWPMPLPQDLEKEIKGRIADLKNVGERWGGALTAGLFLREFVGDTPWAHLDIAGPAFSTSAHGYLPAGGTGMSVRTLLEIIEKRAA; this is translated from the coding sequence ATGCCTGATATGACCCTCACCACGTCCGCTGTGTCCGAGGTCGACGTCGACCTGCTCATCCTGCCCGTCCTCACCGGTGCCGCCGAGGGCGCCGACCCGGTGGTGCTCGGCGTCGAGTCGCTCTCCGCCGCTGCCGCGGCCGTCGGTGTGACCGGTGCCCGCGGTGAGCAGCAGCTGATCCCCGGTGGGTCGGAGGTCCGCGCCCGGGCGATCGCATTGGTGGGCCTGGGCGCCTCGGACCTCGCCTCCGTCGAGCTGGAGGACATCCGCCACGCCGTCGGTGGTGCCGCGCGGACCGCCGCCGGCCGTCCGGATGTCGCCGTGGTCCTGCCCGGTGGCACCGCCCTGCAGCTCGCCGCTGCGGCCGAGGGGGCCGCCCTCGGTGCGTACGCCGTCACCGCCCACCGCACCACCGGTGCGAAGCCGGCCGTCGAGCGCATCCAGCTCGTGCTCTCCAAGGGTCAGGACAAGAAGGCCGCGGCCGCCTCCATCGAGCGGGCCCGCATCCTCGCAGACACCGTGAACATCACCCGCGACCTGGTGAACACCCCGCCGAACCTGCTGTACCCGGCGGAGTTCGCCCGCCGCGCCCAGGAACTCGCCACCGGCCGTGCGCTCTCCGTCACGGTGCTGGACGAGAAGCAGCTGCAGGCCGGCGGGTACGGAGGCATCGTCGGCGTGGGGCAGGGCTCCGCGCGCCCGCCGCGTCTGGTGACCGTCGACTACACCCCGAAGAAGGCCCGCGGCCACGTGGCGCTGGTCGGCAAGGGCATCACCTTCGACACCGGCGGCATCTCCCTCAAGCCGCCGGCCGGGATGGACGAGATGACCTCCGACATGACCGGCGCCGCGACGGTGCTCGCCGCAGTCATCGGTGCCGCCCGCATGAAACTGCCGATCCGCGTGACGGCCCTCCTGGCGCTGGCCGAGAACATGCCCGGCGGGGGTGCGCAGCGACCCGGGGACGTGGTCACCATGCGCAACGGCCGCACCGTGGAGGTGCTCAACACCGACGCCGAGGGGCGCCTGGTGATGGCCGATGCCCTGGTGGACGCCGCGGCGCTCGAGCCCGATCTGCTGCTCGACGTCGCCACTCTCACCGGCGCGGCCACCGTGGCGCTCGGCAAGCGGGTGGCCGCCGTGATGGGACACGACGAGCCCCGCGCCGAGGTCGTCGCCGCCGCCGAGGCCACCGGTGAGCCGTTCTGGCCGATGCCGCTCCCGCAGGACCTCGAGAAGGAGATCAAGGGTCGCATCGCGGACCTGAAGAACGTGGGCGAACGCTGGGGTGGCGCGCTCACCGCGGGCCTGTTCCTGCGCGAGTTCGTCGGTGACACCCCCTGGGCGCACCTCGACATCGCCGGCCCCGCGTTCTCCACCTCCGCCCACGGCTACCTGCCCGCCGGTGGCACCGGGATGAGCGTGCGCACGCTGCTGGAGATCATCGAGAAGCGCGCCGCCTGA
- the alaS gene encoding alanine--tRNA ligase translates to MRTSEIRSRWLDFFAKKGHEIVPSASLVSSDPSILFTVAGMVPFIPYIVGTEKAPWPRAASVQKCIRTNDIENVGRTTRHGTFFQMAGNFSFGDYFKEGAIDLAWELLTSSQADGGFGLDGDRLWVTLWEQDDVSYDHLTRVIGLDPGHIVKLPKEENFWSTGQPGPAGGCGEWHYDRGPEFGPEAVGGTVDPGGDRYLEIWNLVFDEFLRGEGEGKDYPLLGTLDQTAIDTGLGVERLAYLLQGKQNMYETDQVFPVIQRAEELTGRRYGAAGEDDVRLRVVADHVRSALMLAGDGVRPGNEGRGYVMRRLIRRAVRSMRLLGFADPAMEQLLPVSRDLMAESYPEIAERYERIADIVLTEEDAFRRTLESGTTIFDQVVGTARAEGRRSVSGADAFRLHDTYGFPIDLTLEMAQEVGLGVDEQGFRAAMQEQRERARADAAAKKTGHTDTAVYNRLLGERGGAVPFLGYDESTTATTVESVLVDGALVDSVTAPADVEVVLAATPFYAEMGGQLADQGTITTASGAVMQVDDVQTPVKGLIVHRGRLVEGELAPHTSAVAAIDLERRGAIARAHTATHMVHQALREELGEQATQAGSENSPGRMRFDFRYGQAVPKSSLEQVEGRVNSLLQEGLDVTDQQMSLEDAKALGAMALFGEKYGDVVRVVSIGGDWSRELCGGTHVPTTGLIGSVQLMGESSIGSGVRRVDALVGLSAYRQQAKDHAVVSQLAEILRTTADDVPGRVQALAARVKDMEKQIATLRAAQMHAQAGSLLESATTVGGVRLVAHDAGDGIDGGDLRTLAQDLRGRLGEDTPAVVALTGSVDGRATLIVATNAAAREKGLRAGVLLKAGAEAMGGRGGGKDDMAQGGGGDAARTGAALEAVATGLRQTTGA, encoded by the coding sequence ATGCGCACCTCCGAGATCCGCAGCCGCTGGCTCGACTTCTTCGCGAAGAAGGGGCACGAGATCGTCCCCAGCGCCTCGCTCGTCTCCTCGGATCCGTCGATCCTGTTCACGGTGGCCGGCATGGTGCCCTTCATCCCGTACATCGTCGGCACCGAGAAGGCGCCATGGCCGCGCGCCGCGAGCGTGCAGAAGTGCATCCGCACCAACGACATCGAGAACGTCGGCCGCACCACCCGGCACGGCACCTTCTTCCAGATGGCGGGGAACTTCTCCTTCGGGGACTACTTCAAGGAGGGTGCGATCGACCTCGCCTGGGAGCTGCTGACCAGCTCGCAGGCCGATGGCGGCTTCGGGCTGGACGGGGACCGCCTCTGGGTGACGCTGTGGGAGCAGGACGACGTCTCCTACGACCACCTCACCCGCGTGATCGGCCTGGATCCCGGGCACATCGTGAAGCTGCCCAAGGAGGAGAACTTCTGGTCCACCGGTCAGCCCGGCCCCGCCGGCGGCTGCGGGGAGTGGCACTACGACCGCGGCCCTGAGTTCGGGCCGGAGGCCGTGGGCGGCACCGTCGATCCGGGCGGCGACCGCTACCTCGAGATCTGGAACCTGGTGTTCGACGAGTTCCTGCGCGGTGAGGGAGAGGGCAAGGACTACCCGCTGCTGGGCACCCTGGACCAGACGGCCATCGACACCGGCCTGGGCGTGGAGCGTCTCGCCTACCTGCTGCAGGGCAAGCAGAACATGTACGAGACCGATCAGGTCTTCCCCGTGATCCAGCGGGCGGAGGAACTGACCGGCAGGCGCTACGGCGCGGCGGGGGAGGACGATGTGCGTCTGCGCGTGGTCGCCGACCACGTCCGCAGTGCGCTGATGCTCGCCGGTGACGGCGTGCGCCCCGGCAACGAGGGGCGCGGCTACGTGATGCGCCGTCTGATCCGCCGCGCGGTGCGGTCCATGCGTCTGCTCGGTTTCGCTGATCCGGCGATGGAGCAGCTGCTTCCGGTCTCCCGGGACCTCATGGCGGAGTCCTACCCGGAGATCGCCGAGCGCTACGAGCGCATCGCCGACATCGTGCTGACCGAGGAGGACGCCTTCCGGCGCACCCTCGAATCCGGCACCACCATCTTCGACCAGGTCGTGGGCACCGCCCGCGCGGAGGGCCGCCGCAGCGTCTCCGGCGCCGATGCCTTCCGACTGCACGACACCTACGGTTTCCCCATCGACCTGACTCTGGAGATGGCGCAGGAGGTCGGCCTCGGCGTCGACGAGCAGGGTTTCCGCGCGGCCATGCAGGAGCAGCGCGAACGCGCCCGTGCCGATGCCGCCGCGAAGAAGACCGGCCACACCGACACCGCCGTGTACAACCGGTTGCTGGGGGAGCGCGGCGGCGCGGTGCCGTTCCTCGGGTACGACGAGTCGACCACCGCCACCACCGTCGAATCGGTGCTGGTGGACGGGGCCCTGGTGGACAGCGTCACCGCCCCGGCCGACGTCGAGGTGGTGCTCGCCGCCACCCCGTTCTACGCCGAGATGGGCGGCCAGCTCGCCGACCAGGGCACCATCACCACCGCCTCCGGTGCCGTGATGCAGGTCGATGACGTGCAGACCCCGGTGAAGGGCCTGATCGTGCACCGCGGCCGCCTGGTCGAGGGGGAGCTCGCGCCGCACACCAGCGCCGTCGCGGCGATCGACCTGGAGCGTCGTGGTGCCATCGCCCGCGCCCACACCGCCACCCACATGGTCCACCAGGCACTGCGGGAGGAGCTCGGCGAACAGGCCACCCAGGCCGGATCGGAGAACTCACCGGGCCGGATGCGCTTCGACTTCCGCTACGGGCAGGCTGTCCCGAAGTCCTCCCTGGAGCAGGTCGAGGGCCGGGTGAACTCGCTGCTGCAGGAGGGCCTGGACGTCACCGATCAGCAGATGAGCCTGGAGGACGCGAAGGCCCTCGGCGCGATGGCGCTGTTCGGTGAGAAGTACGGCGACGTAGTGCGCGTGGTGTCGATCGGTGGGGACTGGTCGCGGGAGCTGTGCGGCGGCACCCACGTGCCGACCACCGGCCTGATCGGTTCCGTGCAGCTGATGGGTGAATCGTCCATCGGCTCCGGGGTGCGGCGCGTCGACGCCCTGGTGGGCCTGTCCGCGTACCGGCAGCAGGCGAAGGATCACGCGGTGGTCTCGCAGCTGGCGGAGATCCTCCGCACCACCGCCGATGACGTGCCCGGTCGCGTGCAGGCCCTCGCCGCCCGCGTCAAGGACATGGAGAAGCAGATCGCGACCCTGCGGGCCGCGCAGATGCACGCGCAGGCCGGGAGCCTGCTGGAGTCCGCCACCACTGTCGGCGGGGTGCGGCTGGTGGCCCACGACGCCGGTGACGGCATCGACGGCGGGGACCTGCGCACCCTCGCCCAGGACCTCCGCGGCCGCCTGGGGGAGGACACCCCCGCGGTGGTCGCGCTCACCGGGTCGGTCGACGGCCGTGCCACGCTGATCGTCGCCACCAACGCCGCGGCCCGGGAGAAGGGTCTGCGCGCCGGCGTCCTGCTGAAGGCAGGCGCGGAGGCGATGGGCGGCCGCGGCGGCGGCAAGGACGATATGGCGCAGGGCGGCGGCGGTGACGCCGCCCGCACCGGAGCCGCCCTCGAGGCCGTCGCCACCGGTCTGCGCCAGACCACGGGCGCATGA
- the ruvX gene encoding Holliday junction resolvase RuvX, whose protein sequence is MSSDPDGPQLPARHTRLGVDVGDVRVGLARSDLDGLLATPVETLPRDTAAQSVARVAADEDVHVIMVGLPRSMNGTEGAAAQKARAFCTELLGHLRGVGSAAQVRLVDERLTTVSAHRALHGAGRAGRKHRSVVDQVAAVMILQQALDQERSTGRPTGELVDGTGTLEAPGASEQETS, encoded by the coding sequence ATGAGCAGCGACCCCGACGGCCCGCAGCTCCCCGCCCGTCACACCCGGTTGGGGGTGGACGTCGGTGACGTCCGCGTGGGCCTGGCGCGCAGTGACCTCGATGGTCTGCTCGCCACCCCGGTGGAGACCCTGCCGCGCGACACCGCCGCTCAGTCGGTCGCCAGGGTGGCGGCGGACGAGGACGTGCATGTCATCATGGTCGGGCTGCCGCGCTCGATGAACGGAACGGAAGGTGCGGCGGCGCAGAAGGCACGCGCGTTCTGCACGGAGCTTCTCGGGCATCTGCGCGGGGTCGGCTCCGCGGCCCAGGTCCGGCTCGTCGATGAGCGCCTGACCACGGTGTCGGCCCATCGGGCCCTGCATGGCGCGGGCCGGGCGGGCCGCAAGCACCGTTCGGTCGTGGATCAGGTGGCCGCGGTGATGATCCTTCAGCAGGCCCTCGACCAGGAGCGATCCACCGGACGACCGACCGGGGAGCTCGTGGACGGGACCGGGACGCTCGAGGCCCCCGGCGCATCCGAACAGGAGACCTCATGA
- a CDS encoding quinone-dependent dihydroorotate dehydrogenase, with protein MLYRLLFSTVLRHLDPEKAHVLALDGLALAHRLPGVPTLLRRLTGTPAPVTTEPANRGPLGLTPASPVGLAAGMDKHAHLPLALLDLGFGHVEVGTLTARGQQGNPRPRAFRLVADRALINRMGFNNRGAEAAARELARVRATDRGRYANIGVNIGKTKTTPLEDAAADYRTSARLLAPYASYLAVNVSSPNTPGLRDLQSVDSLRPILEAVSAEAREAQRHTGRCVPVLVKIAPDLHDEDVLAVADLVLDLGLAGVIATNTTIARPENLRTPRAEVEAIGAGGLSGPILAERSRQVLLLLRERLGPTPVIISAGGIDSAEEAAARLRDGADLVQVYTSFIYEGPGWPGRLARALRHSRVGTAA; from the coding sequence GTGCTGTACCGGCTCCTGTTCTCCACCGTGCTGCGCCACCTCGACCCCGAGAAGGCGCATGTACTGGCCCTCGACGGCCTCGCTCTCGCGCACCGACTTCCCGGCGTCCCCACCCTGCTGCGCCGCCTGACCGGCACGCCGGCGCCTGTCACCACCGAGCCCGCGAACCGCGGTCCGCTGGGGCTCACGCCCGCCTCCCCGGTGGGCCTCGCCGCGGGGATGGACAAGCACGCTCACCTGCCTCTCGCGCTACTGGACCTCGGCTTCGGACATGTGGAGGTCGGTACCCTCACCGCCCGCGGCCAGCAGGGCAACCCCCGGCCCCGCGCCTTCCGTCTGGTGGCGGACCGCGCCCTCATCAACCGCATGGGTTTCAACAACCGTGGAGCCGAGGCCGCCGCCCGCGAGCTCGCCCGCGTGCGCGCCACCGACCGTGGCCGGTACGCCAACATCGGCGTGAACATCGGCAAGACGAAGACCACCCCGCTGGAGGACGCCGCCGCGGACTACCGCACCAGCGCGCGCCTGCTCGCCCCCTACGCGAGCTACCTCGCCGTCAACGTGTCCTCACCGAACACGCCCGGTCTGCGGGACCTGCAGAGCGTCGACTCCCTGCGCCCCATCCTCGAGGCCGTCAGCGCCGAGGCCCGCGAGGCGCAGCGGCACACCGGCCGCTGCGTCCCGGTGCTGGTGAAGATCGCGCCCGATCTGCATGACGAGGATGTGCTCGCCGTCGCCGACCTGGTGCTCGACCTGGGACTCGCCGGCGTGATCGCCACCAACACCACCATCGCCCGCCCGGAGAATCTGCGCACCCCGCGCGCCGAGGTCGAGGCGATCGGAGCGGGCGGCCTGTCGGGGCCGATCCTCGCCGAACGCTCGCGCCAGGTGCTGTTGCTGCTGCGTGAGCGCCTCGGCCCGACACCGGTGATCATCAGCGCCGGCGGGATCGACTCAGCCGAGGAGGCCGCTGCCCGTCTGCGAGACGGCGCCGACCTGGTGCAGGTCTACACCTCTTTCATCTACGAGGGCCCGGGCTGGCCCGGCCGCCTGGCGCGCGCCCTGCGCCACTCGCGTGTCGGGACCGCGGCGTAG
- the rpsD gene encoding 30S ribosomal protein S4: MTNVTRARRQARLSRALGLPLTPKSVKYFEKRPYAPGQHGRARRRTESDYAVRLREKQRLRAQYALREKQLHRIYLDARKESGLTGESMVELLEMRLDALVLRSGFARTILQARQVVVHRHVLVDGKLVDRPSFRVKPGQTIQIKPKSQALEPFQLAAEGAHADVQASVPSYLSVELSELKSKLVSRPKRADVPVSCEVQLVVEYYAR; the protein is encoded by the coding sequence GTGACCAACGTCACCCGTGCGCGCCGTCAGGCGCGTCTGTCTCGAGCCCTCGGGCTCCCGCTCACCCCGAAGTCGGTCAAGTACTTCGAGAAGCGCCCCTACGCGCCGGGCCAGCACGGCCGCGCGCGTCGCCGCACCGAGTCCGACTACGCGGTGCGTCTGCGCGAGAAGCAGCGTCTGCGCGCCCAGTACGCGCTGCGCGAGAAGCAGCTCCACCGGATCTACCTGGACGCCCGCAAGGAGTCCGGTCTGACCGGTGAGAGCATGGTCGAGCTGCTGGAGATGCGTCTGGACGCCCTGGTCCTGCGCTCCGGTTTCGCCCGCACCATCCTGCAGGCCCGCCAGGTCGTGGTGCACCGCCACGTGCTGGTCGACGGCAAGCTGGTGGACCGCCCCTCCTTCCGTGTGAAGCCGGGCCAGACCATCCAGATCAAGCCGAAGAGCCAGGCCCTGGAGCCCTTCCAGCTCGCCGCCGAGGGTGCCCACGCCGATGTGCAGGCCTCCGTCCCCTCGTACCTGTCGGTCGAGCTGTCCGAGCTGAAGTCGAAGCTGGTCTCCCGTCCGAAGCGGGCCGACGTGCCCGTCTCCTGCGAGGTCCAGCTGGTCGTCGAGTACTACGCTCGCTGA
- a CDS encoding shikimate dehydrogenase, translating to MKPALRCAVVGDPIAHSLSPVMHRAAYRQLGVEGRYDALRVPAGALAEALAPGGPGAELTGVSVTMPLKAEALALAAEADELSRRLGVANTLLRPAPGEPWRAENHDVAGIVTALTEGGVTTPRSALLWGSGATAHSAVAALLELGVTQLWVGARSPERAAEVIAGAQRDGVDARGVPWSAPLPPGEVDVVVSALAAPGAQALLGILDGVPGGWLLPAPVLFDVLYHPWPTPLAAHAAHQGVQVISGLEMLLHQAGRQVERMTGHGPAPLTAMRAAALAELQARAGHAAGTT from the coding sequence ATGAAGCCCGCCCTGCGCTGCGCGGTGGTCGGAGACCCGATCGCGCATTCGCTGTCCCCCGTGATGCACCGCGCCGCATACCGGCAGCTCGGTGTCGAGGGACGGTACGACGCGCTGCGCGTCCCGGCCGGTGCTCTCGCGGAGGCTCTTGCTCCCGGCGGGCCGGGGGCGGAACTCACCGGGGTCAGTGTCACCATGCCGCTGAAGGCGGAGGCACTGGCGCTGGCGGCCGAGGCCGATGAGCTCTCACGCCGCCTGGGCGTGGCGAACACCCTGCTGCGGCCGGCGCCGGGAGAGCCGTGGCGGGCGGAGAACCATGATGTGGCGGGGATCGTCACGGCCCTCACCGAGGGCGGGGTCACGACGCCGCGCAGCGCCCTGCTGTGGGGTTCCGGGGCCACCGCCCACAGCGCCGTCGCCGCGCTGCTCGAGCTGGGGGTGACGCAGCTGTGGGTGGGGGCTCGCTCCCCCGAACGCGCCGCGGAGGTCATCGCCGGGGCTCAGCGAGACGGTGTCGACGCCCGCGGCGTGCCGTGGTCGGCCCCCCTGCCGCCGGGTGAGGTCGACGTGGTGGTCAGCGCCCTGGCCGCCCCCGGGGCGCAGGCCCTGCTGGGGATCCTCGACGGGGTGCCGGGGGGGTGGCTGCTTCCTGCGCCTGTGCTGTTCGACGTGCTGTACCACCCGTGGCCCACCCCGCTGGCCGCCCATGCGGCGCATCAGGGGGTGCAGGTGATCAGCGGCCTGGAGATGCTGCTGCACCAGGCTGGCCGCCAGGTGGAGCGGATGACCGGCCACGGACCGGCACCACTCACGGCCATGCGGGCGGCCGCGCTGGCGGAACTGCAGGCGCGCGCCGGACACGCCGCCGGAACGACGTGA
- the mltG gene encoding endolytic transglycosylase MltG has product MTDPHHDGPSAFDELAADQEDRRRDADRSGRGRRRGERRRSNPLRTLLPALLVLAVVGALLAGGLYGYRWVTGNVQVAEQTPTDYPGPGTGEVVVTVEPGDTGADIASTLKENDVILSTGPFVTLFANTPEAGGISPGAYRLKKQMSSQDALDALMDPASVAGVRVAVPEGMRLTELLPFLAKETGIPVEDFETAVEDYRSLGIPENPANSAEGYLWPGRYDFPEDATAQDVLTTMAAQMQAQMENRGVTAEDQHRVLTIASIAEKEARTPEDYGRVARTIENRLEGVGEAGGHPMRLQLDSTVAYMTGKKEVSTTPADRARQSPYNTYQVDGLPIGPISNPGAATIDAVLDPPEGNWLYWVTVDTQTGETKFAATKSEHDKNVAEWRRRASERG; this is encoded by the coding sequence ATGACCGACCCCCACCACGACGGCCCGAGCGCCTTCGACGAGCTGGCCGCCGACCAGGAGGATCGTCGCCGTGACGCCGACCGCTCCGGCCGGGGCCGACGACGCGGTGAACGCCGTCGCAGCAACCCCCTGCGCACCCTGCTCCCGGCGCTGCTGGTGCTGGCCGTGGTGGGGGCACTGCTGGCCGGTGGCCTGTACGGCTACCGCTGGGTGACGGGCAACGTGCAGGTGGCGGAGCAGACCCCCACCGACTATCCGGGCCCCGGCACCGGGGAGGTCGTGGTGACGGTGGAGCCGGGCGACACCGGTGCCGACATCGCCTCCACCCTGAAGGAGAACGACGTCATCCTCAGCACCGGCCCGTTCGTGACCCTCTTCGCGAACACGCCGGAGGCCGGCGGCATCTCCCCGGGCGCCTACCGCCTGAAGAAGCAGATGAGTTCCCAGGACGCGCTCGACGCCCTCATGGACCCCGCGAGTGTCGCGGGGGTGCGGGTGGCCGTCCCGGAGGGCATGCGTCTGACCGAGCTGTTGCCGTTCCTGGCCAAGGAGACGGGTATCCCCGTCGAGGACTTCGAGACCGCGGTGGAGGACTACCGCTCCCTGGGCATCCCGGAGAACCCGGCGAACAGCGCCGAGGGTTACCTGTGGCCCGGCCGCTACGACTTCCCGGAGGACGCCACCGCGCAGGACGTGCTGACCACCATGGCCGCGCAGATGCAGGCCCAGATGGAGAATCGCGGCGTCACGGCGGAGGACCAGCACCGGGTGCTCACCATCGCCTCGATCGCCGAGAAGGAGGCCCGCACCCCGGAGGACTACGGCCGGGTGGCGCGCACCATCGAGAACCGCCTGGAGGGTGTCGGGGAGGCCGGCGGTCATCCCATGCGTCTCCAGCTGGACTCCACCGTCGCGTACATGACGGGCAAGAAGGAGGTCAGCACCACCCCGGCCGATCGCGCCCGCCAGTCGCCGTATAACACGTACCAGGTCGACGGTCTGCCGATCGGCCCGATCTCCAACCCGGGAGCCGCCACCATCGACGCGGTGCTGGATCCGCCGGAGGGCAACTGGCTGTACTGGGTCACCGTGGACACGCAGACCGGGGAGACGAAGTTCGCCGCGACGAAGTCGGAGCACGACAAGAACGTCGCCGAGTGGCGCCGCCGGGCCTCCGAACGCGGATGA